One window of the Salvelinus fontinalis isolate EN_2023a chromosome 2, ASM2944872v1, whole genome shotgun sequence genome contains the following:
- the LOC129867778 gene encoding mucin-2-like codes for MMSYDGQVSQGSSPQRSNALQQNTNLHNASYSSPLASSPLQRNASLYTPALSPRLRNASYASPALHKPPPRSSPTLSTTLSSSHHLQGSAFRLPDGSVMMSGGSEGNMGSGGGGPPGSVSLMSNALQNPSIKRATYRLPDGSLVTRTEPNPQPSSALLNPSMQRATYKLPDGTLVTQNEPQPIPSPSFSPNLSSALLNPNLRQATYRLPDGTLVTRTEQTPQPSSPNLSSALLNQNLTKATYRLPDGTLVTRNEPQQPSSPMLSSALLNQNLTKATYRLPDGTLVTRNEPQQPSSPMLSSALLNQNLTKATYRLPDGTLVTRNEPQQPSSPMLSSALLNQNLTKATYRLPDGTLVTRNEPQQPSSPMLSSALLNQNLTKATYRLPDGTLVTRNEPQQPSSPMLSSALLNQNLTKATYRLPDGTLVTRNEPQQPSSPMLSSALLNQNLTKATYRLPDGTLVTRNEPQQPSSPMLSSALLNQNLTKATYRLPDGTLVTRNEPQQPSSPMLSSALLNQNLTKATYRLPDGTLVTRNEPQQPSSPMLSSALLNQNLTKATYRLPDGTLVTRNEPQQPSSPNLSSALLNPNVRGASYRGGSLAPPSPSPNLSNALQNPNMRSATYRLPDGTLVTRTQPSTPQLSNALQNPNMRSATYRLPDGSLMTRPVPATPQLGNALQNQNLRGASYRLPSSLEEPGGGRYAVVMPQVQGSVPGQGAGHHWAQGPGPGMGTQPGGAGEQVDVWGSETVLPHPTVQNLTKWSMYRDEELLDFPGPLHHGQREMEDLEPDWAPNREGEPTGPWYDKVILV; via the coding sequence ATGATGTCATATGATGGACAGGTTAGCCAGGGTTCCTCCCCCCAGCGGTCTAACGCCCTACAGCAGAACACTAACCTGCATAACGCCTCCTACTCCTCCCCCttggcctcctctcctctccagaggaaTGCCTCCCTCTACACCCCCGCGCTCAGCCCTCGGCTCCGCAACGCTTCGTACGCCTCCCCCGCTCTTCACAAACCTCCTCCCCGCTCGTCCCCCACGCTGTCCACCACTCTTAGCTCCTCCCACCACCTACAGGGGTCAGCGTTCCGCCTCCCCGACGGTTCCGTGATGATGTCGGGGGGTTCCGAGGGGAACATGGGCAGTGGAGGTGGTGGTcctcctggttctgtctctctaaTGTCTAATGCTCTGCAGAACCCCAGCATTAAACGAGCTACCTACCGCCTACCAGACGGTTCTCTGGTCACCAGGACTGAACCCAATCCTCAACCGTCCTCCGCTCTCCTCAACCCCAGCATGCAACGGGCTACGTATAAATTACCAGATGGGACGCTAGTAACCCAGAACGAGCCTCAACcgattccctctccctccttctctccgaATCTCTCCTCAGCTCTTCTCAACCCTAACCTCCGTCAGGCTACGTACAGATTACCGGATGGAACTCTAGTAACCAGGACTGAACAAACTCCTCAGCCGTcctctcctaacctctcctctgccctcctcaacCAAAATCTTACCAAGGCTACATACCGTTTACCCGACGGAACTCTAGTGACCAGGAACGAGCCTCAACAACCGTCCTCTCCGatgctctcctctgccctcctcaacCAAAATCTTACCAAGGCTACGTACCGTTTACCAGACGGAACTCTAGTAACCAGGAACGAGCCTCAACAACCGTCCTCTCCGatgctctcctctgccctcctcaacCAAAATCTTACCAAGGCTACGTACCGTTTACCAGACGGAACTCTAGTAACCAGGAACGAGCCTCAACAACCGTCCTCTCCgatgctctcctctgctctcctcaaccaAAATCTTACCAAGGCTACGTACCGTTTACCAGACGGAACTCTAGTAACCAGGAACGAGCCTCAACAACCGTCCTCTCCgatgctctcctctgctctcctcaaccaAAATCTTACCAAGGCTACGTACCGTTTACCAGACGGAACTCTAGTAACCAGGAACGAGCCTCAACAACCGTCCTCTCCGatgctctcctctgccctcctcaacCAAAATCTTACCAAGGCTACGTACCGTTTACCAGACGGAACTCTAGTAACCAGGAACGAGCCTCAACAACCGTCCTCTCCgatgctctcctctgctctcctcaaccaAAATCTTACCAAGGCTACGTACCGTTTACCAGACGGAACTCTAGTAACCAGGAACGAGCCTCAACAACCGTCCTCTCCGatgctctcctctgccctcctcaacCAAAATCTTACCAAGGCTACGTACCGTTTACCAGACGGAACTCTAGTAACCAGGAACGAGCCTCAACAACCGTCCTCTCCGatgctctcctctgccctcctcaacCAAAATCTTACCAAGGCTACGTACCGTTTACCAGACGGAACTCTAGTGACCAGGAACGAGCCTCAACAACCGTCCTCTCCGatgctctcctctgccctcctcaacCAAAATCTTACCAAGGCTACGTACCGTTTACCAGACGGAACTCTAGTAACCAGGAATGAGCCTCAGCAACcttcttctcctaacctctcctctgccctcctcaacCCTAACGTCCGTGGAGCCTCCTATAGGGGGGGGTCTCTGGCCCCCCCTAGCCCCTCCCCCAACCTGTCCAATGCTCTCCAGAACCCAAACATGCGTTCAGCTACATACAGACTACCTGACGGGACCTTAGTGACCCGGACCCAGCCTAGCACCCCCCAGCTCTCCAACGCTCTCCAGAACCCAAACATGCGTTCAGCTACATACAGACTTCCTGACGGGAGCCTGATGACGAGACCTGTTCCCGCCACCCCCCAGCTTGGCAATGCCCTACAGAACCAGAACCTCCGTGGGGCTTCCTACCGCCTACCCTCCTCGCTGGAGGAGCCTGGAGGGGGGCGATACGCCGTGGTCATGCCCCAGGTGCAGGGCTCTGTGCCGGGGCAAGGGGCAGGGCATCACTGGGCTCAGGGCCCAGGTCCTGGGATGGGGACACAGCCTGGGGGTGCAGGGGAGCAGGTGGATGTGTGGGGGTCAGAGACAGTGCTTCCCCACCCCACCGTCCAGAACCTCACCAAGTGGTCCATGTACCGGGATGAGGAGCTGCTGGATTTCCCGGGGCCCCTCcaccatggacagagagagatggaagacctGGAGCCGGACTGGGCTCCTAACAGGGAAGGGGAACCCACTGGGCCCTGGTATGATAAGGTAATACTGGTTTAA